A stretch of Portunus trituberculatus isolate SZX2019 chromosome 48, ASM1759143v1, whole genome shotgun sequence DNA encodes these proteins:
- the LOC123498787 gene encoding uncharacterized protein LOC123498787: MRFKIFFLQQRGTIFFLQETAKDRFWMLRGEVWVDKVRVTISHTWHFMPLDIQLWAFRWYHLCFTYNHTSFLIQTFLDGKVVQHAYYDVGQPVFGDYIGVGNGQAITESYSGVITQVNVWDKVLSDEDILSIAQCRADPQGNFVSWEAGWTLYNATAEDVPLARLCQEEQERIYFWFPDTTDAVAQYVCEALGTHLPIVTSLEETLYLYELVKTMWPDSDHCPVYYWSSLNDKEEEDVWVHSYNTSLIDTISFWAPNEPNGGRYENCVAINYFGTIDDDCAWKRCALCTFTEPQRFSFFGTCEPELRNVYFVAYQEEYGGLLFKSYGAYHIEKRNGTWVYFDTVKDQDIATMEPFDPDFPMGRRWWKLEREVCGQENPGRRLMLLTPCLSHHFTCDDGTCILHHYRCDLKYDCRDRSDEMECELISFPQDYHQHLPPRVPGKENSKLPVTIKFTIKSIDVQTVKMSMKLSYELEMIWFDNRLNYLNLKTNDSLNNPRLDAMMKLWSPLVKLLNTDTIDQSLLAEDANTVVKRLAKSLGRDEGAAAEVDIYSGKENPLSVSRKYSTVYACQFDLTLYPFDSQHCDIHLQIVSGQVSFLDVHPNSSVKYLGSDVLNEYQISELRVLLEEGYDSGETRVRIPMTRLYGNSILTIYIPSLILMIISYLTLFFRTAIFDVRVMVALTALLVLATLFAQASSSLPQTSYFKMVDIWLLFCVGITFLVIIFHILIDNRLFSHDNQTKVQAFNEPFGIKLGAMKPAVPRQGRRRWAPLSISVEQLELLAKASTLILIIIFIVGYLVYIMT, encoded by the exons ATGAGGTTTAAGATATTTTTCCTCCAACAACGTGGgacgatttttttccttcaagaaACCGCCAAGGATCGCTTTTGGATGCTGAGGGGAG AGGTGTGGGTGGACAAGGTGCGAGTAACCATATCGCACACCTGGCACTTCATGCCCCTCGACATTCAGTTGTGGGCTTTCAG ATGGTACCACCTTTGCTTCACTTACAACCACACCAGTTTCCTGATCCAGACCTTCCTGGACGGCAAGGTGGTTCAGCACGCCTACTATGACGTTGGACAGCCAGTCTTTGGCGATTACATTGGTGTGGGGAATGGCCAGGCTATTACGGAGAGCTATAGTGGAGTCATAACTCAG gTTAATGTGTGGGACAAGGTGCTGAGTGATGAGGATATCCTTAGCATTGCTCAATGCCGGGCAGACCCTCAAGGAAATTTCGTGTCCTGGGAGGCGGGCTGGACACTGTATAATGCCACTGCTGAAGACGTGCCCCTCGCCAGGCTCTGCCAAGAAGAGCAAGAACGCATTTACTTTTGGTTTCCTGACACCACTGACGCTGTAGCGCAGTATGTGTGTGAGGCTTTAGGAACTCATCTCCCTATCGTTACCAGCCTGGAAGAAACACTTTACCTGTACGAATTAGTTAAGACCATGTGGCCAGATAGTGATCACTGTCCTGTCTATTATTGGAGTTCATTAaacgataaagaagaggaagatgtgtgGGTTCACTCGTATAATACGAGTCTAATTGATACTATATCTTTTTGGGCACCAAATGAACCAAATGGAGGCAGGTATGAAAACTGCGTTGCAATAAACTATTTTGGAACTATTGACGATGACTGTGCCTGGAAAAGATGTGCGCTGTGCACTTTTACGGAGCCTCaaagattttctttctttggtacTTGTGAGCCTGAGCTGCGAAATGTTTACTTTGTAGCATACCAGGAGGAGTACGGCGGACTACTCTTTAAAAGCTACGGTGCGTACCACATCGAGAAACGGAACGGTACCTGGGTTTACTTTGACACAGTGAAGGATCAGGATATAGCCACAATGGAGCCTTTCGATCCGGACTTCCCTATGGGTCGCCGGTGGTGGAAGCTAGAGAGGGAAGTGTGCGGCCAAGAAAATCCAGGGCGGCGCTTAATGCTGTTAACCCCTTGCCTCTCACATCACTTCACCTGCGACGACGGGACCTGcatcctccaccactaccgctgCGACCTCAAGTACGACTGCCGGGACAGGAGCGATGAGATGGAGTGCGAACTGATCTCCTTCCCTCAGgactaccaccagcacctcccCCCTAGGGTGCCTGGGAAGGAAAACTCCAAACTTCCCGTCACCATCAAGTTCACGATAAAGTCGATTGATGTCCAGACAGTGAAGATGTCCATGAAACTTTCTTACGAACTGGAGATGATATGGTTTGATAATAGACTGAATTACTTAAATTTAAAGACGAACGACAGCCTTAATAACCCTCGTCTTGACGCCATGATGAAGTTGTGGTCTCCTCTGGTTAAACTCCTCAACACAGATACCATTGATCAGTCTTTGCTGGCAGAGGACGCCAACACAGTGGTCAAGAGACTCGCTAAGTCCTTAGGTCGTGACGAGGGCGCCGCCGCTGAAG TCGACATCTATTCTGGCAAGGAGAACCCTCTGTCCGTGAGCAGGAAGTACAGCACGGTGTACGCCTGCCAGTTTGACCTGACGCTCTATCCCTTTGATAGCCAACACTGCGACATTCATCTCCAGATTGTGTCCGGCCAGGTGTCCTTCCTCGATGTCCATCCCAATTCTTCCGTGAAATACTTGGGCAGCGATGTGCTAAACGAATATCAG ATATCTGAGCTGCGTGTGTTGTTGGAGGAAGGTTACGACTCTGGGGAGACGAGGGTCCGGATTCCCATGACGAGGTTGTACGGCAACTCCATTCTCACTATTTACATTCCATCACTCATTCTCATGATCATTAGCTACCTGACCCTCTTCTTCAGGACCGCCATCTTCGACGTGCGTGTGATGGTCGCCCTCACGGCCCTCCTCGTCCTGGCCACACTCTTTGCTCAG GCATCCTCGTCTCTGCCTCAAACTTCATatttcaagatggtggacatTTGGTTGCTATTCTGCGTGGGCATCACTTTTCTGGTTATCATCTTTCATATCCTCATTGACAACCGGCTGTTCAGTCACGATAACCAAACAAAAGTACAGGCATTCAATGAGCCGTTCGGGATAAAGTTAGGTGCAATGAAGCCAGCAGTGCCGAGGCAAGGCAGGCGCCGCTGGGCTCCTCTGTCAATATCAGTCGAGCAGCTGGAGCTGCTAGCGAAAGCCTCCACACTCATTTTGATTATTATATTCATCGTCGGCTATCTGGTTTACATCATGACTTAA
- the LOC123498706 gene encoding solute carrier family 46 member 3-like, with product MFRVTVEPAVLLYCVSQVVHHSLLQDFIFTKLCYEQYSQEVCVARWKEDTVTDVECVEYQAVNYVMWLSVITSILSVIMAQFFGVALDRYSPKAVMTAPFMGFLAQHLVCVVVAAMPTVPLAVMYVGATLNGLSGGYPLFKSAVSSYVVRTASPKERTFLLSVVEGMVFLGGALGPFTLKQIIASTTIGHDYLFVGSEMSLVVALLYIVFILPDSQSTSQENAELPQEHSGTTLFTPVKSVLKNFTGSVSTVLRHRPAGKRTSILLLILADFFIAISYSAESDLRYMYMHNYLGFNLDQYSLYLVIKNLVNGISLLGVLPLLRLVFDISDASLGILGGASRMVAFTMLALNSSHTLTYIVPFLDVFGQYLFVVLRSSLCGLVNKEEQGRVLTVLSSLAQMSMLVGSLLFDNVYPALVLLAHPGYTFLVAATSMATATTIFICIRCCRANEGTSEETQPILR from the exons ATGTTCAGGGTGACAGTGGAGCCGGCAGTGCTTCTCTACTGTGTCTCCCAAGTGGTGCATCACAGCCTGCTTCAAGATTTTATTTTCACCAAGTTGTGCTACGAACAGTATTCGCAAGAG GTGTGTGTTgcgaggtggaaggaagatacagtgacaGATGTTGAATGCGTGGAGTACCAGGCGGTGAACTACGTGATGTGGCTGAGTGTAATCACAAGCATCCTGTCCGTCATCATGGCCCAGTTCTTCGGTGTGGCACTTGacag GTATTCACCCAAGGCGGTGATGACGGCCCCCTTCATGGGTTTCCTTGCGCAGCACCTGgtgtgcgtggtggtggcggccatGCCAACCGTGCCGCTGGCAGTGATGTATGTCGGTGCCACGCTGAACGGCCTATCAGGAGGTTATCCATTATTTAAG TCTGCTGTGAGCAGCTACGTGGTGAGGACAGCATCGCCGAAGGAGCGGACCTTCCTGCTCTCGGTGGTGGAAGGGATGGTGTTCCTGGGCGGCGCACTGGGGCCTTTCACCCTTAAGCAAATAATAGCCTCCACCACCATTGGACATGACTACTTGTTTGTTGGCAG TGAGATGTCGTTGGTGGTGGCCTTGCTCTACATTGTTTTCATCCTGCCGGACTCCCAATCGACATCTCAGGAGAATGCTGAGCTTCCTCAAGAACACAGCGGAACAACACTCTTTACTCCGGTCAAAAGCGTACTGAAAAACTTCACCGGCTCTGTTTCCACGGTCCTACGCCACAGACCAGCTGGGAAACGCACTTCAATTCTCCTTCTGATATTAGCAGACTTTTTCATAGCTATTTCCTATTCTG cTGAGTCTGACTTACGGTATATGTACATGCACAACTATCTTGGGTTTAACTTGGATCAGTACTCCCTGTACCTGGTCATCAAGAACTTGGTGAATGGCATATCGCTGCTGGGAGTGTTACCATTGCTACGCCTTGTATTTGATATCAGCGATGCTTCACTTGGCATACTGGGAGGGGCTTCGAGGATGGTGGCCTTCACGATGTTGGCACTCAATTCTTCCCACACTCTCACTTACATAG TGCCATTCTTGGACGTGTTCGGGCAGTACTTGTTTGTTGTGCTGAGGTCATCCTTGTGTGGCCTTGTAAATAAGGAAGAGCAAG GACGTGTGTTGACCGTACTGTCGTCGCTGGCACAGATGTCTATGTTAGTCGGATCGCTTTTATTTGATAATGTGTATCCTGCCTTAGTGTTGCTGGCACATCCTGGGTACACTTTCCTTGTGGCCGCCACCTCTATGGCCACTGCCACTACGATATTCAT ATGCATCCGTTGTTGTCGGGCAAATGAAGGCACAAGTGAAGAGACGCAACCGATTCTACggtga